GTAAAATTAATTTGGCAAATGGTAAAATCATAACCAAAGAATTAACTGATTTTATGAGTGCAGTCTCTGAGATTGGGACTATAAAAATAGTCAAGATAATATGCTATTTAAAATTTTACTCTGCTTTAGTATCGCTTTTATGAGAGAATACGCCTTTAGTTGTATGTATAGAGACTCCTATGTTTGAGCAATCTCCTGAATCTTTAAGCGATATCGAAATTTTAGACATTTTACAGTCGATGAAAAAAGATAAGCTAGATACGGAAGCAAATGAGATCATCCGTAACGGGGGAAAAGCAGGGCGTCAGGAAGCACATAAGCAGGCTTTGGTGGTACTAAATACAAATTTTGAAGAGAAGTTTGTAGAGGCAGTTACTCTTGCACTAGGTTTAAATGCAGGTCAAGCTAAAAAAATTCGCTATAAAAAAGATCGAATTCGTATTTTAAAAGCGCGTGGTATTGATTATCTTGCTATTGATGGCGCAGAGACAGCGCAAGTTTTGGCACAAATTTCACAAGCAATTGTCCGAGAAGATGCAATAGTTACTCATGACTTGCATAATATTTTCCCATTTTGGAAAGAAGGCTTTCCAATGGTGCAATTTGATAATGCCTATAAAATTTTACAAGAAGATATTAGCTTGCACTTTCATGCGTTCTTAGACGCCATGATTGAGTATGTAAATAAATAAAAAATAAAAGCCCCGATAGGGGCTTTTATTTTTATAGTAGAGCAAATTACATCGTACTAAAAAGTGGGAAAACACCAATCACTAATGCTGTACCCATTAACACCATACAAGTGATAAATGCCCACTTAAAAGTGAACTTTTGATGGTCTGCAAAGTCGACTTTAGCAAGACCACATAACAAGTAGGTTGATGGAACGAGAGGTGATAACAAATGCACTGGCTGACCTACAATTGATGCACGAGCAATCGCTTCTGGGCTAATACCATAATGTGAAGCTGCTTCAGCAAGAATTGGCAATACACCATAGAAGAATGCATCATTTGACATAAAGAACGTCAATGGCATACTCACCAGGGCAGTAATTGGCGCTAGATATGGCCCCATACTTGTAGGGATCATTGCAACAAATTCTTTAGACATGGCTTCAACCATGCCTGTACCAGATAAAATACCTGTAAAAATACCTGCAGCAAAAATTAAACCTACAACAGCCAAGATACTGTCTGCGTGCATAGCGATACGCTTTTTCTGCATATCAACATCAGGGTAGTTGATGAGCATTGCAATACAGAACGCCAGCATGAATAACACTGACATCGGTAAAATACCTTTGATCAATGCAATCATAAGAAGAATGGTGAGTACCATATTTACTTTACGTAAATGTGGACGAGTTGCTTCAGGGTCTTTTGAAACTGTAATGTTATCACCATGGTGACTTTCAAGCTCAATCACGCCTAAACGTTTTTGCTCATAGCGACCATATAAATATGCCAAGAAGAATAACCAGCCAATACTAATCACCATTGGAAGAATCATTGGTACAAAGATATGGCTTGGGTCAACTTGGAGTGCACTTGCTGCACGCGCAGTAGGGCCACCCCATGGGGTCAGGTTCATTACACCACTACATAACAACATAAGTGCTGTCATGATCAGTGTATTCATACCGAGGCGTTGATAAAGAGGGAGCATGGCTGCCACGCAAATCATGTAAGTGGTTGAGCCATCGCCATCAAGAGAGACTAATGTAGTTAAAAAAACGGTCCCTAATGTAATTTTTAGGGGATCACCTTTAACTTTTTTCAAAATCCATTTAACCGGAGGATCGAAAAGACCTGCATCGATCATTAAGGCAAAATATAAAATTGCAAATAATAGCATTACGCCAGTAGGCGCAAGTTTTTTGATGCCATCTAGCATCATTTCACTGAGACCTTTAAGCTCAATATGGCTCAAGCTTTCAAAGTAGTGACCAAGGCCCCAGGCAATAAGAGAAAAAATAAATGGGATGAGAATTAAAGCAATAATAGGGCTTAAACGTTTGGACATGATTAAATACATGAAGCATAAAATCATACCAACACCAAGTAATGTCAGCATACAATCAATCCTTTGCCTTTAGTTTTACTGAACAAGTTTATTCAAAAACTCTGACCTCGATTATTCTTATGAATTTTTATTAAAAAGACAAATAATATATTTAGTTTATTTGGTTAATATATATTCACTTGGAAAGGTATATTTTGAAGAAATACTGAACATATATAATAATGGTATAGTCTATTTATAATGTATAGTGCTTATTATATATACTTATAAAACCTTTATCATGTTTGAAATTATCATGTATTTTTAAAAATTATATTCTGTTTGAATACTGAAATGAGAAGTATACCCATTTACAATGCTTCTACTCCCTACGTTACATAACGAAAGTGAATCTGTAAATCTTTTATGTGCAAAATTTTATTTTAATTCAATTTAATTTTTTTATTTTAATGAATGAGTTAATTTATATATTTGAAATTGTGATTAGGATAATTAATTTAACTTTTAATATAAAATTATTTAAAAATAATAATTATCTTAAAAGGAATAAATTATTTATCAAAAAAATATCCTGCATTTGCAGGATATTTTGCACCAAAATAAATCAATTTTCATCAGGTGGAGATGGTAAATCATTTTTTTCTAATACACGTGTTACTAATAGCTGATCAATTTTAAAATGGTCTACGTCAACAACTTCAAATTTATAACCACCAAATTCAACAAAGTCGGCTGGACGAGGAATTTTGCGTAAACGGTACATCATGAAACCAGCTAATGTTTCATAATTCTCTTCATCAGGTAGTTCATCCATTTCAAGCGCATGCTTAAGATCTTCAATAGGTGTACTACCATCAATCAGCCAAGAATTATTATCACGTTTAATAATTTGCTGTTCTTCTTCCATAGGGGTAACCCAATCCCCCATAACAGTAATCATGATATCACTTAGTGTAATTACCCCAACGACAAGCGCATACTCATTAATTACAACAGCAAACTTTTCTTTTGTTGAGCGGAAACGATCGAGTAATTCTGATAGTGTTAAAGTATCAGGTATCATTAGAACCGTACGAATAGTCGATTCATTGAGCTGGGTTAAAGATTGGTTATTTAAAATACGTACAAGAATATCCTTAGCATCTACATAGCCAATTACTTGATCAATATTTTCGTTACAAACCAGAAATTTGGAATAAGGATATTCTGCCAGTTTTTGGCGAATGCTATCTTCATGCTCGTTAAGCGTAAAATAAACAACATTTTCACGTGTTGTCATACTTGAGGGGACTGTACGTTCTTCAAGCTCAAATACGTTTTCAATAAAGTGATGTTCTTGTTTTTGTAGTACACCTGCTTGAGCACCTGCATCCATCACTGCTGAAATATCATCAAAAGTAATATTGTCTTCGCGTGTGGTATTTACTTTAAACAAGCGGAATAGCAAATTGGCAATTGCATTAATTCCCCATGCTAAAGGCTTACAGATTTTGATAAAAATCTGAATAGGGTTAATTACACTAATTGCAATTTTTTCAGGTGCGATCATTGCCAAGCGTTTTGGCATTAAATCGGCGAATAAAATAAACAAAGAAGTTACCAATGTGAAAGATAGGGCAAATCCAATGGTTTGCGTCCAAGGTCCTTCATGGAAACGGTCAACTAAGTTCACAAAAAAAGGACGAAACGCAGCTTCACCCAATATACCGCCTAAGATTGCAACAGCATTTAAGCCAATTTGGGACGCTGCAAAAAAGTCTGCAGATTGTTCTTGTAAATCAAGTACTTTTTGAGCACGTTCTTCGCCAGCTTCGGCTAAAATCTTTAACTTTACTTTTCTGGCACCAGCTAGAGCAATTTCAGTTAAAGATAAAAAGCCTGCTGCGATGATGAGCAGTACGATGATAATGATATTTTGAAAGAGACTCACAAATCACCCGAGGATCATCATTATTATGACTATGTTTTAACACAAAAAAGCGCTGAGGTAATCAGATTGATTGCTCAGCGCTTAAAGATAATGTTTGAAAGAGACAATTAAATTAAAACTTATTTAATAGTGGGAAAATTGTGAATTATTGGTTAGGAATTCACGATTTTCCTCTTCGATCATTTGGCGAGCAACAAATAGAATGAGTTGGCGTAACCAGCGATGAGCTGGGTGATGGTGCAATAATGGACACCAAGCCATTTTAAGTTCAAACTCAGGAATGTAAAACGGTGGATCTTTAATAACTAATTTTGGATTTTGTGCTTGTAAACGCGCCATTCGAGTTGGAAGAGTAGCGATCAAGTCAACATTTTGAGCAAGTAATGCCGGCATCTGATAGTGACGCGTAAATACAGAAATTTTGCGGCGTTGACCAATACGTTCTAATGCTTGATCAATCCAGCCCAAGCCACCTTGTTTATCTGGGTTTACCCCAAAGCCAACACCCATACCTGTTTTAGATACCCAAATATGTTGAGCATCTAAATAGCTTTTTAGATTTAAATGAGTCACAGCAGGATGTTTGTCATTTAAAATACAGCTAAAGCTATCACGCCAAACCAAAACTTGGTGGAAGCTTTGCGGGATTTCATTGAAGCGGTTAATAGCGAGATCAACTTTACCTTGTTCCATGTCTCTATATGACACATCACTTGGAGTAAGAAAATCGAGTACAACGTTTGGCGCTTCTGAGCGGAGGGCTTTAACAAGACGAGGGACTAGGGTGGCTTCTGCATAGTCAGAAGTCATAATACGGAAAACGCGATTACTGGTATAAGGGCGGAATTCGGTACGCGGTTCCAAAATCATTGAAAGGTCAGAAAGAGCATCACGAATACGCGGTTGTAATTCAAGTGCACGTTCTGTCGGTGTCATCCCTTCAGATGAGCGGATCAGGAGGGGGTCATTAAATAAATTACGCAAACGGCGTAAAATATTACTCATGGCAGGTTGAGTAACACCAAGCTGTTCGGCTGCGCGAGTAACGTTTTTTTCACGAAGAAGAACATCAAGATATATTAATAGATTAAGATCTACCCGCTCCAGATTCATAAAAAAAATACCGAAAATAAAACCCTAAAATTGTTTCAAATTATGCCATATTTAAAGAACATTGTGTGAAAAAATGATGAGAAAAACGACATTTTTTGTTGAAATTAAGTATGGGCAAAAAGTATCTCAAATGCTGGATTCTATTATCGTTGATCTGTTTTTATTTTTATAATTATTGAACAAAAATATTTTCTTAATATTTAGTACTGTTCTAGCATGTTGATTGACATTTTGCATTGGCAAAATTCACCTAATTTACAATTGACTTTTTATAGTAAAAATGAATGGAAAATTTTTAAAAACTGTATAAAAATAAAGCTTGGAGTGTTTTTTAATCAAAATTCTATACTCCTTTAGGATGATTTTGTTTTTATAAACAAAGTGTTATGTTTTTTAGTTTTACTTATAATATCGATTTATTGGTATATTTTTTAAATAAATACTGAAGATTAACGAAGGATATTGGATTAATTGATTGGCTAAGTCTAAGCTGTGTACATGAAGAAGCAGCTGGTGTCATAGGGAATTTTCATAACATGACTCTAGGCTTCGATCGATGAAATCCTAAAATGAATACAGGACAATATCATGACTACATATCAAACAGCGATTGATGCAGTACGTGAATTAAAAGCAAAATTCGGCAACACTTGGGCAGACATTAGCCCAGAAGATGCTGCTCGTATGCAACTTCAAAACCGTTTCAAAACAGGTTTAGATATTGCTAAGTATACAGCTGCGATTATGCGTCGTGATATGGCTGAATACGATGCTGATTCAAGCAAATATACTCAATCATTAGGTTGCTGGCATGGTTTCATCGCTCAACAAAAAATGATTGCTAACAAAAAGTATTTCGGTACGACAAGCAAACGTTATATCTACCTTTCTGGTTGGATGGTTGCTGCTCTTCGTTCAGAATTTGGTCCACTTCCTGACCAATCTATGCACGAGAAAACTTCAGTACCTGCTTTGATCGAAGAAATCTACACTTTCTTACGTCAGGCTGATGCAAAAGAATTAAATGACTTGTTCCGTGCTTTAAATAAAGCAAAAGAAGCTGGTGACTCTGCGAAAGTAGCTGAAATCACAGCTCAAATCGACAACTTCGAAACTCATGTTGTGCCAATTATTGCAGACATCGATGCTGGTTTCGGTAACGAAGAAGCAACTTACTTACTTGCTAAGAAAATGATTGAAGCTGGTGCTTGTGCGCTTCAAATCGAAAACCAAGTATCTGATGCAAAACAATGTGGTCACCAAGCTGGTAAAGTAACTGTTCCACATGAAGACTTCATCGCTAAGATCCATGCACTTCGTTATGCATTCTTAGAAATGGGTGTTGAAGACGGTGTTATTGTTGCTCGTACTGACTCTGAAGGCGCTGACTTAACTCAGAAGATCCCTGTAGTTAAAGAGCCAGGTGATATCGCATCTAAATATATTAGCTACTTAGATACTCAAGAAATTGATATCTCAGAAGCTCAAGAAGATGAGATCTTAATTAAACGTGATGGTAAATTACATCGTCCAACTCGTTTAGCTTCTGGTCTATACCAATTCCGTGAAGGCACTCAGATTGACCGTGTTGTACTTGACTGTATCACTAGCCTTCAAAACGGTGCTGACTTACTTTGGATCGAAACTCCGACTCCAAACGTACAAGAAATTGCACACATGGTTAACCGTGTAAAAGAAGTAGTTCCGAATGCGAAGCTTGTTTATAACAACAGCCCATCATTCAACTGGACTTTAAACTTCCGTCAACAAGCGTACGATCGTTGGGTTGCAGAAGGTAAAGATGTATCTGCTTACGACCGTGCTAAATTAATGAGCGCTGAGTACGACAATACTGAATTAGCTGCTGAAGCTGATGAAAAAATCCGTACTTTCCAAGCAGATGCTGCGCGTGAAGCTGGTGTGTTCCATCACTTGATCACACTTCCTACATACCACACTGCTGCTCTTTCTACTCATGAATTAGCACAAGGTTACTTCGGTGACCAAGGTATGTTAGCTTATGTTGCTGGCGTACAACGTAAAGAAATCCGTGGCGGTATCGCATGTGTGAAACACCAAGCAATGGCTGGTTCTGACATCGGTGATGACCACAAAGAAATCTTCGCTGGTGAAAATGCACTTAAAGCTGGTGACGATGCTAAAAACACAATGAACCAATTCTCAGCTCACTAAGAATTGACTTCATAAAAAACCCGCTCATTTGAGCGGGTTTTTTATTTATATTGAAAAATAGATTAATCTTCTTTTTTCAAAACATAATGTTCAGCTAAAGAACCTTCAACTTTTTTACCTTCCATATCTAAAGCGGTCGCGGTATTTTCACCAATAAAGAATTTACGGTTTTGAGCTTTATCATCTAAGGTAATAACAGAAGTATTGTCTTTATCGAAAGTAAACTTACCATGGGTTTCAAATGGGTTTGCATCACCTTTACCAAGATAGGTTTCTGTTAGCTCATAAGTTTTATCATCTTTTAATTCTAATTCAGTTTTGATGCCTTCACAGTCTGCGCAAGGAAGCGTACCTTTATATTTACCATCCCAATCTAAAGAATTCTCGGCTGTATGTGCTGTATCTACCGCTTCATTATTATTTGATTGAGCAGTTTGTACAGGAGTAGATGCATCAGAGGTTGTTTCTGTTTTATTTTCATGTTTATTACATGCGACAAGAAGAGTACTCATAAGTGCAATTGCTAATAATGATTTTTTCATAATGAATAAAACCTCAAAAAAATAAATATAAAGTACTGACAGGCTAGGAAAAAGGAATCGAAAATAAAAGCTCTAGTATGTAGCTTAATTTTAACAAAAGGTAAAGTAAGTAAAAATTGCACAGATTGGGGCTATGTTTTTTTATATTTTAGTTGAGAATTAAAAGTATCCACTAAAGTGATTTAATGGATACTTTTAAGAATTTATGGTTGGGCAGAAACCCCACCTAAAGAATCGCACGCTGCTTTATAAAGTTGGTATTGCTGTTCTACGACTTCATCTAAGGGCATCGCGAATAATTCTTCACCATTTTTATAGCTTTCTACATAAGAGGTCGCTTTTTCCTTACTCACCGCTAAAGATTGCTGGTAATAAGAGTTGATTGAACTTGTAGAAATTTCATTTGTTTCAATATTTTTACATTGAAAGTTATTTAAAAGTTTTTCTGCACGTTTGACCTCACTTGATTGGCCAAAAATACACCCAGTTAAAAATACAAACGGTACTAACACGAAAAAGATTTTCATGGGAAAAATTTATAAGAGCGAGGATGGGCGCTATTGTATAAATAATTCCATGCTTTACTGTGGTTTTATGTTAGACATTGATGATTTTTTGACTCATTAAAATAAAAAAATTGTTTCTAAGTTTGTAATAGCCACTTTTTGCTTTTGGTGCATATTTTGCTTATCAAAAAAGCCATTATCAAAAATGAGCCAAAATGAATCGAATTCAACAAAATTTTCAGACTTCTTCAGCACCATTTTGGTATGCCCAGTTAGAACTGGGGTTTTGTTATGAAAACTCTCGCACCATAATGAGTCACAGAAAGCATTATGGCCCCGTTCGGGTGCAAAAAATGCTCTGGCCCGAAAAAACTGGGGTTTGTCATGCCATTATTGTTCATCCACCGGCTGGAATTGCAGGGGGTGATCATCTTACTTTTCAAATTGAAACAGAAGGGCAGGCACATGCTGTAATTACCACACCGGGAGCGGGTAAGTGGTATAGAACAAATGGAAAACAGGCTTTCCAGCATATTTATTTGAATGTAAAAGATGATTCTATTTTAGAGTGGATGCCGCAAGAAACAATGCTTTTTGACGGTGCTTTAGCCCACTCTGAAACAGATATCCATCTTGAACAAACAGCAAGTTTTATTGGATGGGATATGTTGGTCTTGGGGCGGCAGGCTCGGGCTGAGAATTTTGTTCAGGGAAGCTATCACAACCAGTTTAAATTATGGCGCAAAAACAAGTTATTAGTTGCCGATACTTTATATTTTGAGGGAGGCGATCGCTGGTTAAGCTCGTGTTTAGGAATGAATAATCAGGCGGTGATGGCCAGTTTTTGGGCCGTGCCCCCTGAAAAATTCCGTTCTTCATTTTATTTAGAGCAACATATTGAACTCATCCGTGAACTTATTATGCGTATGGATGTTCCCGTGACGTTGACCTTATTAGAAGATGTACTGTGTGCGCGTTTTTTAGGAAATGATGTACGACGATGTCATGACGCTTTCGCAGCTATACGGGCTAAATTAAGACGTTATTGGTTTGATTTAGATGAAGAATTTCCAAGAATTTGGAAAACTTAAGTTACGTTAAATTGCGTATTTTAAAAACGATTAAAACCGGTATGCTGCTTTTGAGCACGCATTTTGCTTAAAGAAAATTAGATGCTATTTAGGAAAGAGATATGGAACTCAATCCAACAGAAAAAGATAAGTTACTCATTTTTACTGCAGGCTTAGTGGCTGAGCGTCGTAAAGCACGAGGCTTAAAGTTGAACTATCCGGAAGCTGTTGCATTTATTTCTGCAGCCTTACTTGAAGGTGCACGGGATGGTATGACGGTGAGTGAACTTATGCACTTTGGAACGACTTTATTAAAGCGTGAAGATGTCATGGATGGTGTACCGGAAATGATTGCTGAGGTACAGGTTGAAGCAACTTTTCCTGATGGTTCGAAATTAGTCACTGTTCATCAGCCCATTGTATAAAAAGGAATACTTATGATTCCCGGTGAAGTTATTACTCCAGAAACTGACATTGAATTAAATGTTGGACGAGAAACTTTAAAAGTTGTGGTGGCTAATCTTGGCGACAGGCCTATTCAGGTCGGTTCGCATTTCCATTTTTATGAAGCAAACGATGCCTTACAGTTTGATCGTGAGGTAGCAAAAGGCTTTCGGTTAAATATTGCAGCAGGCACAGCAATACGTTTTGAACCGGGACAAAGTCGAGAAGTAGAGCTTGTTGCTTTAGCTGGTAAGCGAGAAGTATATGGTTTTGCTGGTCGGGTAATGGGCAAGCTGGATTAAAGATAACAACAATAATGAAAAGATGAGTAATAAGTTATGAAAATGTCACGTCGTGCATACGCAGAAATGTTTGGTCCAACGGTTGGTGATCGTATTCGTTTGGCTGACACAGCGCTTTTTATTGAAGTTGAGCAAGATTTAACGACATATGGTGAAGAAGTTAAATTTGGTGGCGGAAAAGTTATTCGTGATGGGATGGGGCAATCTCAGCTTTTAGCTGATGAGGTTGCTGATACAGTCATAACCAATGCTTTAATTGTAGATTGGTGGGGAATTGTTAAAGCCGATGTGGGCTTAAAGAATGGACGAATCTGGAAAATAGGGAAAGCTGGAAACCCTGATATTCAACCCGACATTACTATTCCTTTAGGTGCTGCGACAGAAGTAATTGCAGGTGAAGGACAAATTTTAACAGCTGGTGGTATTGATACTCACATTCACTGGATCTGTCCTCAGCAAGTTGAAACCGCGCTGATGTCTGGGACAACGACAATGGTGGGTGGTGGGACAGGACCAGCAGCAGGTACTTCGGCAACGACAGTGACTCCAGGGCCTTGGCATATTGCGACCATGTTGCAGGCGATTGATGATTTGCCTATGAATATTGGTCTATTGGGTAAAGGGAATTTAAGTTTACCTGACCCCATTCGCGAGCAAATTAAAGCAGGAGTAATTGGGTTAAAACTACACGAAGATTGGGGTTCAACACCCGCGGCTATTGATAACTGTTTGA
The window above is part of the Acinetobacter baumannii genome. Proteins encoded here:
- a CDS encoding CitMHS family transporter; this encodes MLTLLGVGMILCFMYLIMSKRLSPIIALILIPFIFSLIAWGLGHYFESLSHIELKGLSEMMLDGIKKLAPTGVMLLFAILYFALMIDAGLFDPPVKWILKKVKGDPLKITLGTVFLTTLVSLDGDGSTTYMICVAAMLPLYQRLGMNTLIMTALMLLCSGVMNLTPWGGPTARAASALQVDPSHIFVPMILPMVISIGWLFFLAYLYGRYEQKRLGVIELESHHGDNITVSKDPEATRPHLRKVNMVLTILLMIALIKGILPMSVLFMLAFCIAMLINYPDVDMQKKRIAMHADSILAVVGLIFAAGIFTGILSGTGMVEAMSKEFVAMIPTSMGPYLAPITALVSMPLTFFMSNDAFFYGVLPILAEAASHYGISPEAIARASIVGQPVHLLSPLVPSTYLLCGLAKVDFADHQKFTFKWAFITCMVLMGTALVIGVFPLFSTM
- a CDS encoding polyamine export protein PaeA, whose translation is MSLFQNIIIIVLLIIAAGFLSLTEIALAGARKVKLKILAEAGEERAQKVLDLQEQSADFFAASQIGLNAVAILGGILGEAAFRPFFVNLVDRFHEGPWTQTIGFALSFTLVTSLFILFADLMPKRLAMIAPEKIAISVINPIQIFIKICKPLAWGINAIANLLFRLFKVNTTREDNITFDDISAVMDAGAQAGVLQKQEHHFIENVFELEERTVPSSMTTRENVVYFTLNEHEDSIRQKLAEYPYSKFLVCNENIDQVIGYVDAKDILVRILNNQSLTQLNESTIRTVLMIPDTLTLSELLDRFRSTKEKFAVVINEYALVVGVITLSDIMITVMGDWVTPMEEEQQIIKRDNNSWLIDGSTPIEDLKHALEMDELPDEENYETLAGFMMYRLRKIPRPADFVEFGGYKFEVVDVDHFKIDQLLVTRVLEKNDLPSPPDEN
- a CDS encoding LysR family transcriptional regulator — its product is MNLERVDLNLLIYLDVLLREKNVTRAAEQLGVTQPAMSNILRRLRNLFNDPLLIRSSEGMTPTERALELQPRIRDALSDLSMILEPRTEFRPYTSNRVFRIMTSDYAEATLVPRLVKALRSEAPNVVLDFLTPSDVSYRDMEQGKVDLAINRFNEIPQSFHQVLVWRDSFSCILNDKHPAVTHLNLKSYLDAQHIWVSKTGMGVGFGVNPDKQGGLGWIDQALERIGQRRKISVFTRHYQMPALLAQNVDLIATLPTRMARLQAQNPKLVIKDPPFYIPEFELKMAWCPLLHHHPAHRWLRQLILFVARQMIEEENREFLTNNSQFSHY
- a CDS encoding isocitrate lyase, with translation MTTYQTAIDAVRELKAKFGNTWADISPEDAARMQLQNRFKTGLDIAKYTAAIMRRDMAEYDADSSKYTQSLGCWHGFIAQQKMIANKKYFGTTSKRYIYLSGWMVAALRSEFGPLPDQSMHEKTSVPALIEEIYTFLRQADAKELNDLFRALNKAKEAGDSAKVAEITAQIDNFETHVVPIIADIDAGFGNEEATYLLAKKMIEAGACALQIENQVSDAKQCGHQAGKVTVPHEDFIAKIHALRYAFLEMGVEDGVIVARTDSEGADLTQKIPVVKEPGDIASKYISYLDTQEIDISEAQEDEILIKRDGKLHRPTRLASGLYQFREGTQIDRVVLDCITSLQNGADLLWIETPTPNVQEIAHMVNRVKEVVPNAKLVYNNSPSFNWTLNFRQQAYDRWVAEGKDVSAYDRAKLMSAEYDNTELAAEADEKIRTFQADAAREAGVFHHLITLPTYHTAALSTHELAQGYFGDQGMLAYVAGVQRKEIRGGIACVKHQAMAGSDIGDDHKEIFAGENALKAGDDAKNTMNQFSAH
- a CDS encoding copper resistance protein NlpE codes for the protein MKKSLLAIALMSTLLVACNKHENKTETTSDASTPVQTAQSNNNEAVDTAHTAENSLDWDGKYKGTLPCADCEGIKTELELKDDKTYELTETYLGKGDANPFETHGKFTFDKDNTSVITLDDKAQNRKFFIGENTATALDMEGKKVEGSLAEHYVLKKED
- a CDS encoding urease accessory protein UreD; its protein translation is MNRIQQNFQTSSAPFWYAQLELGFCYENSRTIMSHRKHYGPVRVQKMLWPEKTGVCHAIIVHPPAGIAGGDHLTFQIETEGQAHAVITTPGAGKWYRTNGKQAFQHIYLNVKDDSILEWMPQETMLFDGALAHSETDIHLEQTASFIGWDMLVLGRQARAENFVQGSYHNQFKLWRKNKLLVADTLYFEGGDRWLSSCLGMNNQAVMASFWAVPPEKFRSSFYLEQHIELIRELIMRMDVPVTLTLLEDVLCARFLGNDVRRCHDAFAAIRAKLRRYWFDLDEEFPRIWKT
- the ureA gene encoding urease subunit gamma; translated protein: MELNPTEKDKLLIFTAGLVAERRKARGLKLNYPEAVAFISAALLEGARDGMTVSELMHFGTTLLKREDVMDGVPEMIAEVQVEATFPDGSKLVTVHQPIV
- a CDS encoding urease subunit beta, translating into MIPGEVITPETDIELNVGRETLKVVVANLGDRPIQVGSHFHFYEANDALQFDREVAKGFRLNIAAGTAIRFEPGQSREVELVALAGKREVYGFAGRVMGKLD